GCAATGTAGGATGCCATTTCCTTGAAGTTTTAGAAAGAAGATGAGATGTGAAGTTTGTTGCGTTTTGGTTCTTATTTATAAGCCCGGTTCAATTCTCCGGAAGTTATTGTtggagcagtttctcgaggagtttttCTTAGAAAAGGAGCGACTTGCAATAAAGGCTTGAGCGTTCGTGGCCGGTGGTCAACAGTAAACCGTTGGAACGTGGAAAATAAACACTTGGGCAGACGTTTGAAATTCCCTATGAGGAATGTCCCGCATAATTTATCTCCCGAAGGGAGGCGTACAATTAAGACTCATAGAAAAAGCAGTAAAAACTTGGGGGTTCTcattgaaaagaagaaaaaaaggagaCCCTTGGTACAAAGATAACAAAGATAATCTAAGGACTCCTAACATTTTGAGTTGGCTCAACGTGTTCTTCCATCAGGAAACGCTCGGCGACGAAGCCTGGAGGATCGTCGGGCCCGACCAATCCTGTGGGTGTAACCCTCTTAAATGCCCCCATCTGGCTGAGATCAATCAGAGGATGGAGATTttgacttgggctttggcgaggaagaagCCTCGCCCGCGTTCAGAAACGGCGGCAACAGCAGCCTCTGACCTCAATCTTTCTTTTAAGGCCTTCACGTCAAGATGGGCTTGAGTCTTCGCTGAGGATAGAAGATCATCTTTCTTCGCCAGGTCAGATCGAAGGTTTTCAAGGTCGGCCTCCGCCAAAGCTATTTGGTTTGCTTTCGCGCTCGATTCTAGTTGCGCCTCCTGCCGCAGCTCTGCGAGAGTTTTCTCCAATTCAGAAATCCTCCTATCTCGAAACTCTAAGCTAACTTCAGCACGAGCGGACTGATCGGCTAGCTCTTTGGAAAAAGAGTTTTCCTTGGCGATCAGTTGAGCGGCGAGCACTTCACGGTCCTCAGcaagttgagaattgagagcGCGGAGGCGTGCCACTTCGGATCGTAATTCGTCAGCATCCTGGGCGGAGCGCCTATAGTAGTGGAATGCGTGGAGCACTCCCGCCACAGCCCCTTCAGAGACATTATCCAAACCACGCTGCTTAACAACTTCATCCATGCGCACCATTTGGGCTGATGTCAAAGTTAAAGAATACGGGAATCCCCGACTCACAGATCCTGAGGAGGGGGTGGAAGTATGAGCAGGTGGAGGAGGGGCGTTGGCGGAAGACGTCAGGTTTGGACCAAGCGGCGACGAGATAACTATTGGACGGGAAAGTGAGTCGTCGATAAGACCGTGTTGGGCTGGAATTGTCCCGGAAGGCTCGCTGGAGTTCAACCTTTTCGGGGAAGGGCGAGGATCCTCCTCGCCAAGGGGCCGTTTTTCGCTCGCCTGGATTTTCAACAGAGACGCCTTGTCGCCTTTCAAATTTATTCGAGGGGGAAATGAGACgttatttttcttctcaaaaGCCGCCAGAAGCTCCTCATCGGCACGGTGAGTTTGTCctaaaattaaaaggaaaaaggaaaaggtAAGCTGGTAGAAAATAGAAAGAACGAGAGAggtagaagaggaagatttacCAATCACGCGAGAGCATTCTGAAACGGCGAGACGGGCCAGAAAGTCGATGACAGCCTTGTGTTCAAGAGTGAGGGAGTCCTCAGACGGGTCAATTATTTGGCGCGCGCAGTAGAAAGGAAATCGAGCGGTGCCATCTTTGTGTGTGAAAACTTCAGGATATTCGTGGGACACCACAACCCTGAAGAATTTCCGGGCTAAATCGACGGTGATGCTAGGCCAGATAGGATTGAAGCGCTGACGACCAGGCCTAGCTTCCAGGGAAACCCAGCTGCGCTGCGGGGAGGGCTGGACAAATACgcgatagaaataaaagaaggtCGAAGGTTCAGGTTCCTGGTGAATCGCGTTGTAGAGAATTTCGAAACACCGGAAGAAGGCCCAactgttgggatgaagttgactaggagccacattgatattgtgaagaacggagcagataaaaggggaaaaagaaaatttaatcTTCAAATTTGTGAACATATACCCATACATGTAAAAGAAGTGAGGAGCACCCACGAAATTGTCTTTGGGACGAAGCCAAGGGCGTTCAAGGGGTGAGCAGGCACTGACATACAGAAGCTTAtcaagaggtttctcatgacaaaaTCCGCCGGATTCTGTGGAAATCTCCCAAATGGACGATTCTTTTTCCAAACTTGACCGTTGGTTAGGCATTGTCCCGGCGGGCAAAGCCCTCGCGGCGGGAGCACTTAAAGATTTCCAAGTCCCCGTTCGGAAGGCAATGACgtctttttcttcaagaggAACGCCTCCTGGAGGGGGCGGGAGAACATGAGGAATGCACCGGAGAGGGGTGGCAGCGACGAAATTACGTTTGGAACTTTTGGCCTGGCGCTTTGGAGTCATTGCAGAGTGATTGCAAGGAATAAAGGTAATTTTGACACTGGACAAGTTCGCGTAAAGGTGAAGAAGCAAAGATTTGTAATCGTAAAGGAACGAAAGGGGTTAGTGAGATAATGTTGTTATAAGTAGGGAGTGATGTGCAGAAGGGAACGTGTAGGAAGAAGTTGTGGACGGTTACCGAGAGATGTGGAGAAAAAAGAGAGGTTGTGCCCCATGACATCAGGAAATGACATGATTGCAGTTGAGAAATTCTGGGGAGTGAGAAagacgcattaaatgaaaagatgcaacggttgctgccgattggttaaaattcaaattgtcaaagttgtgaCGTGACTGGAAGAGACATGTCAAAGGTAACGGTTAAGATTCTGTGGATTCACTGACCATGGCGTCACTTAAAGGCTCGGCGCGTGGGATGGACACAACACACGATAGAGTGTCACAATTCAAGGCACGTGCATAACTGTGTTGAGGCAGGCGGACTAAAAGTCGCCGCCACAAGCCTGCTTGTGGACTAGGGTCGCCCGAAAGAAGAGGGCGCAGCTGAAGGTCCAAAGTGTCGATTGCAAAAGACTTTCATtatcaggccatgttggccatcaTTTTTCACTTCcagattttaagtttttaagttttagtcGGCATCCTTGGGGCTCTCGCTTTGTTTcttgcttaaagacacacttagctctcatgcttcgagctcggtgtcttgtggacttgtggactgggcgagaccccagggtccctcgcccaggagacctgaCCTTGGGCGGGGAACGCGCCATGATCTTGagcctcccttcccgaggcctaACTGACCCATTTGGATAGGAtagaggcgccaaagcccaactccacctctataaataggaggggaataccaattgtaagggcctcttagctcatttgagaaataatagcattgaaattcagatatattttctctctccaagcggttagagtttctctctctaatcattcacatcactttcctcacactttgggtactaccttccctctctatgttcttgcACAGAACAGTCGACAGTTCTGATGGTTGGTCAAGAACCTCCTGATCAGGAGCTTCTGAGATGGGGGAGTGGAGAATGGCGAAGGTCGCCAAGCGATGAGCTTTGTGACGTGGATTTCGGAAAACGGGGGCAACGCATTGAATAAAAGTTACAATAGTTGAAGCCTACTAGTTTGAATTGAAATTGTCAGGCTTTCCCGTGAGTAAAGGGACATTTCAAAGATAGCGGTTAGGATTCTGTGGATTCGCTGACTCCAACACTACTTCCGGGCGCGACGCGTGGCGTAGGCTCGACACATGTCAAAATGTCACGATTCAGAGCATGTGCATAGCTATGATGGGGCGAGTGAACCAAATGACGTCGCCACAAGCTCACTTGTGGACTCAGACCGCCCGGAGAAAGGAAGCGCAGCAAGAAGTTTGAAATGTAGATTTTAAAAGCTTTACTCACtgagccatgttggccattgttctttattttaaaactctagGTTTTAGCATTGGTTAGTTTCTTATGGCCTTCGCCCTAGTTTTtctgcttaaagacacacttagctcttatgcttcgagctcggtgtcatgtggacttgtggactgggcgagaccccagggtccctcgcccaggagcgctggcctCAGGCGGGGAGCGCgtcagggacttgggcctccctccccgaggcccaactggcccattaagacAAATTAGAGGCACCAAGTCCAACTCCACACCTATATATAgaggacggttaccaattgtaagagactcttagctcatttgagaaataacaagattgaaattcagttattctttctctctctagcggttagaatttctctctctaagcattcatatCACGTTCCTCACactttaggtactatacctctattttatgttcttggatagaacaatgGTAGTTATTTCTCGCTAAAATTTATCTCAACCAAATTTCAGCTAGGACAACATTCTGTGACACTACAATTAAGTTACACCTAACTTCTCCTACTACTCACATTGAGGATACAAGGTTATTTTCTCCTACCATTCTCATGTTAAAATTAAGATGGATGTTTATAAATATGTGAAGTATTAGATGATGAAAACCATTGCATAGGGAGTAGATTGCTATGGCAATTCTTTACCAATGCTTTCTTTTTTCTGTAAATAAAGATATCCTAAATCTACTTAAAGAGTGAAATTGGTCTTATATCTACTTAGTCAAATGAACTGTTGTACTGAGCTTCAAGGTCTCATTTATATGACAAGGATGCCAGTTGGGTACCTGCAAGATTATTTTAGATTTTGAACTGTTGAAACAACTTATTTTCCTTTAATTAACCTTCACCAAATTCAATTGGACTTCTGtggaaggaagaaaataattcgAACAACTGAGTGCGAtagtatattattaaaaaacatTTACACCGCAATTAAGTATTGACATCACataaagaccatgattcttggTAAAATGATCATCTTGATTTATTTTCTTAGCCAAAATTGTGTTGGGAGTCTTATTATGTTAGGATTAATTGTTACTACAGTCAGCTTGTGTTTTACCTTGATTGTTGTCATAAAGCATATGCTATAAAGCACTAGCTTTATTTGGTAAATTCTGTGttaccctgaattttttttggtgtgGTACCCGCATTTagtaatttaatattattatcatgttattcaaagtaaatactacatttttagattttacttcacttgtcaattaactttatctcatgaaattcatttataaatgaaaaatggacgagtggtggaaacgaatgatgataatgaagatgcgcgtaaaatgatcATGATTGATGGATGAACAAAGCTCAAAAAACACAACTCGCATATCTCACGTCTCTAGTCTCTGAGAATATAACACTGCATTACTATGATAAAACAATTATCAAAATTTTAATCGATACATGAgtctttttttattgaaaagtcATTTTTTGGTACCACACCTTAATctgcttaaggtaccacagcaagcaccacTTTATTTTTTCTAAACAATATAAATTTTTCTGGAGattgaattcagtttattgccAAATTCAGacaattaaatttaaacatgaaataaatagAAATAGTAGTAGTTTTCAAAGGGTAGCAGTAACAAGTCTCAAGTTCCTATGAGTGTTGTACCCTGCTGATTTTAACATGCTTCATTTCTCCCTAGGCCGAGCTTTTGCCAATTCATGAAAATAAGTGTGCAACTCATACCAAACTTGCCAAGAATGCTCACAAGTGATAACATGAGAGAAGGTGACAGAAGCCGAGGCAAGGATGCGATTATCCAAAGACGAGAAATGATTTTGAGATGAAGCCATGGATTGCAAAACTAACTCTAATACCATGTTTAGAATAATAGAATGTGAAAGCAGagtaaaggaagaagaaaatgtgaaTTGTACATTTACACTACTTATAAGATTGCTGGTCTAACTAACAGAGTACTAACTGAAACTAATTCTCCTAGCACCTACTTATATTATAATGTAAGTAGGGTTGAAGAATATTGATTTCAGTCTTAACTCTTAATCTTATGAAGCTCACCATTAAGCTTCTCTAAACAGCAAGCAAActcttcttgtttctttctttcctcGAATCATTGGGTTTCAACCGCATTAAACTTCTCAGGAATTGCATTCTTGTTTCTCTAAAGATCTGCTAGCCGAGTCAACTCCTTGCGTTCAAGACTTCCCTTTAAAAGAACACTCAAGTACTCAGCATCAATCAGACTTAGAACAATGTCATTGTAGGCTCTTCGCTCAACTTCAGATATTTTGGAAGTGTTAGAGGCTTTAGCTAGCTTCACTTGTGATGTTTACATAGTCACCACCACGTTTTGATCCTCAGAGAACTCGCCAGCTAGCTGTTTTTAAACCAAGGACTGGTGAGCCAACAAGGGTGAAGAAGCCTCGCTAGCCTCAACATGCTAGCTTGGTTCTGGAATTGGCTCCTTTTAACAAAGGTGGAGAATCATGGCCGAGTATCATAATATGTTTCGccgtttaaaaaaaatcataacatgTTTCCAGCAATTGATTTTTCCCTGTTAACGTAACTGATCTATTTTTATTAGCTCATAACCTAGCTGCTACTTCAATAAATTTTGTTCTGATGTATTTGTTGCTAAAATAGAATTGGTATTTGGTTAGACAAGATTGATGCTTCATGCTAGGTATGTTTAGATATAAATTGATGAGGACATTTTGTAGAAACTTGACGTTGGAGAGAAGAGTGAAGGTTGAAAATTAATGCAGATTTCACTCACATGTGCTTAATGTTCAGATGCGACGGGAGTGCGTTAACTTGTTCTGTACGTTCATTGCTAGAACAAAAAGAGCTTTATCACCATCCATTGAGCAGAAACTACGAGATCATTGGAACCTGTAATGATGGGTTGATCTCTTTGCTCACCTATCACACTGCGGGTAGAACATCCTATTACCAGGTCCGTTTATATATGGAACCCAACTATGAGATCAATGACTCAATAGTCTCCACCTTTAGATGATGAAATAAATGTTTTCAGGTTTGGATATGATTATGTGAGTGACACCTACAAGGTGGTGGCCATTAGCACACAAATGGTGAAAGTTCACAACATGGGTGCTGATTGTTGGAGAAGCATTCAAGCTTTACCAGGTTATGTGCCAAGGAAAGATGAGGTTCACCTGAACGGCACTCTTAATTGGATAGGATTTCAGAAAAATGGTTTCCAAATCAGTTCATTTGATTTGGGAGATGAGTAGTGTTCACAATTGTCACTGCCTTATGGTTATGATTACAGAAAACATGAGGAGCCAACACTTGTGATTTTGATGGATTGCTTATGTGTTTGTCATGAATTCCAAGTCACAGTTTGGCAAATGAAGAAGTTCTCAATACACGAATCTTGGACTCAATCGTTGAACATTACCAATATTCATCCAAACGTGGTTCCCTTGTGCATGTCTGAGAATGATGTTCCGTTGCTGTCAAAGTCTGAAaggattttctttctttggaACCACAGAGAAAATAATATTACATCATGTTTTAAAGCTCCTCGAGCCTATTATGGTGAAGATATTAAAAATTACATTGGAAGCTTGGTTTCACCTTGTTAGCTGTATGTCCTTATTATAATACTTTTATTGGTGCAGTTGGACATGTTGTCAAGGTTTCATACTTTATTTATGGTGTTTGAAAATGATAATTTGTGTTTCCTGGAATGAAACTAAGAGCTTATTTGGTACGCTGTAttgtataagacctgatagtataaggcctgattgtattaggcctgataggataagacctgataaaattttaacactatacaacgtttggtcatacactgtataatttggtggcAACACTGGTGGTGTGGTAGTCgtggtattggaaggtgatgatggtggtagtggtggtggcgccGGCGGTAGTGGcagtgacagtggtggtggatggtggtgttggtggcggtggtggtggaaggtgggggcggcggcggtggtggtatgaaggtatcaacgatggtggctgtggtggagcatggtggtggcagcgacgacAGTGGTAGAGGTAGTGGTTGCAGTAGTGGCggcggtgatggtggagggtggtggtggcggtggtggcgatAACGATGAATAGAGTGTCGTGGCGGAGGCGGCGGTAGTGGcgacaacggtggtggtggagggtagtTGTGGTCGCAgcgaaggtggtggtggcggcggtagtggtggtggtggagggtggttgtggtggtggctgcggcgacggtggtggtggagggtggttgtagTGGCAACGACGGTTGTGGTGGCAACGACAGTTGTGGGGTGGCGGTGGTGCCGGCAGTgacggttgtggtggtggtggtggtagtggtggaggcggtggtggtggagggtggttgtggtggtggtggtggtgacgatggtgtggtggtggaggtggtggtggtggagggtggttgtggtggtggtggtggcgacggtggtggtggtggagggtggttgtggtggtggcgacggtggtggctgcagtgacgatggtggtggtggaggcggtggtggtggagggtgattgtggtgacgattgattaaatatattgaagtagtttatacattgcactcttatcatgccttatccatcatctatagggtggattaaataatccatcattttgatgtataagaggaAATTGATGTATAAgcctatacaatacaatgtgagcaccaaacaatggataagctcataatgtattgtttaagcttatactatcatgcctaatacggtgtACCAAACGAGCTCTAATAGCACTATACTTTGGTACTCCAATGCTTCCTAATAGTATAGAGATAACAACAATTATCTCACATTCAGGATATAAGGTTATTTTCCCCTATTATCTCTCATGTTAAAATCTAAATGGATGCTTGCAATTTGCAAATATGTGAAGTATTAGGTGATGAAAACCATTGCATAGGGACTAGATTGCTAAGGAAATTCTTTGCCAAtgcttattttttctttgggtAGATACCTGGATCTTTTTACTTAGACTGAAATTGGTCCTCTATCTATAATTCTATATAGTCAAACGAATTGTTGTACTAAGCTTCAATGTCTCATTTACATGCAATGATACCAGTTGGGTATCTGCAAGATTATTTTAGATTTAAAactgttgaaagttgaaagttgaaacaacTTTTCCATATCCTTCACCAAATTAAATTGGACTTCTGTggtaggaagaaaataattccAACAAGTGAGTGCGATAAAATATTTTTCGTGAAACATTTACACCACAGTTGAGTCCACTACAAGAACTGTTTAGATTGGCTACCAAATAATAACTAAAGATTTCATTCGCGCTCTCGTTCTCTTGTGGTGCCGCTCTAACTGCTAGGTGCCGTCTCGCttgtatttataatattattaagTTAGGAGTGATGGATAAGTATACATATGAGTCTGGCCCATGTACTCCTAACCCTAATGCGCATCTAAATATTCATAACAATCTTAACATATCAAatcctgatttttttttttactatatcACATCCACATCCTGattcatatcaaattttcaaattaattttttaactaTCATGGGCGTAAAACTAGGATACAATTGAAGTTCAAGTTGTACCCTAATCGGAAGCTTTTTTTATAAAGAGTGTTTGAATATACCACGTATTTCAACATCATCCGCACACCATGCCGCCGCCGCTGCTTCTAGATGACAATCTCCTCATGGAAATCCTGTCATGGCTTCCGCTCAAACCTCTCAAGCAAGTCAGGTGCGTCTGCAAGTTTTGGAATTCACTCATTACCAGTCCTCAATTCGCTAAACTGCGACAGCAACGATCAGCAGATATCTGCTTGATGTTCGGATACCCCGACATTGATTCCGGTCAGTACAGTGCCTCATCTTGTTCTGTAAGTTCGTTTCTGGAAAATCATTCACGCATTGTAGCAGCAAGTCGACATGAACCCCAGCTTAGGCCATTGAACAAAAAGTACCTCTTCGCTGAGTACCGTTTCATCGGAACCTGCTACGGGTTGATCTCTCTTCTCAACGTCTTATATGATCTTCTGGATCAAAAATATTGTTACCGGATCAGTTTATGGAACCCAACTTTGAACTCAATTTCTCAAGAGTGGCAACCTTTATATAGCGTAGAAAAACGTACTTTTGGGTTTGGCTATGATTACTTCAGTAACACGTTTAAGGTTGTGGCTGTTAATAGGACACAAATGATGGAAGTTTACAACATGGGTGGTAATAGTTGGAGAAGCATTAAGTCCTCCTATGCTTTTCCTAATACACAACAAGAGCAAGATGGAGTATACCTGAGCGGTACTCTTAACTGGGTAGGACTTCGCGACATTGTTTCCTTCGATTTGGGGAAAGAGAACTGGGCACAATTGTCACTACCACGATGTCGCAACTCATTTGATATCACAACTCTTGGGATTTTGAGGGATTGCCTATGTGTATTTTATTATTCGTCGAACCAACATCTTGTGATTTGGCAAATGAAGAAGTTTAGAGTACACGATTCTTGGACTCAGATCATGAAGTTTGATTACACACGTTCTTCTTTTCCATTATATAAAGCATTGGTTCCACTTTTCATGTCTGATAATGATGATGTCGTGTTGCTGTCGGAAGCTCAAGTACAGGGGCGGAGCCACAGGGGTGGCTTACCGGTGCTCCGCGCCCCCGAGTCTTTTCGATATTCAGTTCTACTATGTATATTTTTCTTCTAGCACCggtaataattaatataattgtcAACGTAGAACAGATCATATAATGCACAATGGCGTAGCGGTCTGCAGTTGAAAGGATTCGCTCCAGGTCGTGGGTTCGAGTCTTTCTGGCcccatttttttcatttttaaaccGAAAAAGCTATTAAAACGGATAAATGCTAAGACAAGGAATCGAACCTCCTACCTCTAGGCTAAAAGTTTCATAGGCATGTTTTCCACTACACTGAAAGAAGTTTTTTACTCTTTGTGAaacttttaaatatttataccTAAACATAATATCATAATTGGTCGCTTTCTCATCTCAATTCATTTACACATATCTTCTTTTAAAtgatttactaacaactaatcactaacatttgcctataaaaaaaaacatatcaaaTCATGTTTAATATAATGAAGTTTGATAAAATAAAGgatacaaaattaattttgtataGTTTTATACGTAAAAGTAAGTTTAAAAATAAACATTATTtagataaaagaaaacaaaattaattttttatttgatatttAGCCACCCCGGTGTCAAATTTCTGGCTCCGCCCCTGCTCAAGTAGCAGTTCTCTTTATCTTCAACGAGGGACAAGAACGACTACAATGGAAGGAAATTCCTAAACACAAAAAATTTGTCAGGGTCAAGAGTGTCAAGGCTTATAGTGAAAGCTTGGTTCGACCTTGTTGAGAGTATGTAGTTGATTTGATTCTAGCTATTACtattagactttttttttttcttccaaattAATCTATACTTTTAACTAGTCCAGTAGGACtaatttgtgattttttatattattgcTAACGgtcaaattttttatataaggaaTTGGATGATGAtgtaataattttatattttacttaCAGTccttgaaaattaattttaatgtttCCCTTAAGATGAAATCAAAATCACAGCAAAATGCTTTTGCACTCGAAAGCTTCTTATGTATGGAAAACTTGTAAAACTCTCAAGTGAGCATGTTTGAAACATAAAtctcaattctcaacaaacTTGATTAATCACCCTGTCATATTTACTTAGGAAGAAAGGAATCAGATCAGTTTCGTCACTACTTTCTGATCATGTGGAATCGTGGATGCCACTAACTTAACTTTATATATCAATTAAAAGCAGCATGATGTCATAGCTGTTATGCTGGGATAAAATGAGAGCAGTTTTGGAGCAGTCAAAGTGGCTCTCAACCCTGATTCAAGGGAGTGGTATATGCTGGAGTTGTTATAACTGGTTCTGCTCCTTTCCATGATGCTGGAACCTTTCTAATGTGCTGTTAATCCTGTGTCTTTTTTCTataattcttattttttgttCTTTGTCTTAGGTGCTTCTCCATATTATGATTCAAGCATCTATTGGTAAGGATAGAAGTATATCAGACTACCGACTCTATATATGACCTA
This is a stretch of genomic DNA from Lotus japonicus ecotype B-129 chromosome 1, LjGifu_v1.2. It encodes these proteins:
- the LOC130739037 gene encoding F-box/kelch-repeat protein At3g23880-like; protein product: MPPPLLLDDNLLMEILSWLPLKPLKQVRCVCKFWNSLITSPQFAKLRQQRSADICLMFGYPDIDSGQYSASSCSVSSFLENHSRIVAASRHEPQLRPLNKKYLFAEYRFIGTCYGLISLLNVLYDLLDQKYCYRISLWNPTLNSISQEWQPLYSVEKRTFGFGYDYFSNTFKVVAVNRTQMMEVYNMGGNSWRSIKSSYAFPNTQQEQDGVYLSGTLNWVGLRDIVSFDLGKENWAQLSLPRCRNSFDITTLGILRDCLCVFYYSSNQHLVIWQMKKFRVHDSWTQIMKFDYTRSSFPLYKALVPLFMSDNDDVVLLSEAQVQGRSHRGGLPVLRAPESFRYSVLLCIFFF